Sequence from the Candidatus Neomarinimicrobiota bacterium genome:
CGATTTTGTTTCTTGTAAAAAAGAATTTCAACCGCTTGTTGAAAGGCTTTTGGGAAATCTATTGGTTGTGTCCGATTTGCATAAAGTGGTTAATGATGCCGACATGTCTGGTTGGAATTGCGTAGATCTTTCAGGATCATTATCCGGGAGACATTTTATCCTTAAAAATAGATCTCGGTCAACTGAAGCAAACCTTTTGGGACGAAAAAAACAAATTGAATCAATCCTCAAACAAATTGATTCTCTTTCGATCAAGGGAAAGCAACAACAGGAAGACGTTACGGAACTTGAAGAATTGAAGGCAAAAAATGATGTGAAATTTGAAGCACTTTCTGGCGAAATCCGGGAGTTGATTGATGAACAGGCAAAGATTGACGCAGACATAATGCGTAGCAGTTTTCGTCAAGCCCAATCGGTCGATTTATTATCTGAAATATCTTCACGAACTGAGGAAATCAAAACTGCTGTCAATGATATGGAAAAAGCAGTTGAAAATATGTACCCTGAAATCCAGACACTTAAATCGAAACTCACGAATTATGAAAAACGAGTTAGCACAGCAGAGGGGAAAGTATCTGAATCGCAAACGAAACGCGATGGGTTTCACCAACGGGTCCAAGATATGAGAATTGAGCTATTGAATCTCGAAAATTCACGAGATAATCTGACGTTTCAGAAAAAAACAACTTCAGATCTTATCAATGAATTGACGGATCGTGGTAAAATAATTGAAACCGAAATATCAGAATTAAAAACTAAAATTGAATCATTAACTGCAAAATCAGAATCGAGTGAAGCGGAACTTCAAACCGCAATGGGTAAGATTCAAAAACAACGATCCGTTCTTGATCTTAAGCGGGCAGCAGCAGAAGAATCGTACAAGCATATTGAAGATATCCGAGCAAAGATAAAATCTGAGCAGCAATCACGTGAAATGATTTTAGAAGAACTGAAACAAGCCGAGGTGGATATCGCCGAATTTGAGCAAAAAATTCTATCCCAAAAAGATCGTATTATGGAAAAATATAATATGAAAATACCGGATAAGGTTGAAACACCTAATTCATTGGAGGATGTTCGGGATAGGATTGCGCGGTTTCAAAGTTCTATCATAAATATAGGCCCTATTAATATGGCGGTAAAAGATGAACACGATGAAGAATCCAAACGTCTTGAAATGCTGACTCATCAGAAATTGGATTTGATGAAGGCGGAGGAGAATCTTCGGGAAACCATTCAAAAAATTGATGAAATCGCTCGGAAAATGTTTAAAGAAACGTTTGATGAGATAAAGACTAATTTCGAAAAACTGTTTACCATGTTTTTTGAAGGTGGAAAAGGTGAATTGTCTCTAACAGGCGATCCAGATCCCTTGGAAGCCAACATTTCTATCCACGCTCAGCCACCGGGTAAACGGAACCAAAATCTTCGCATGCTTTCTGCCGGTGAAAAGGCGCTTACCGCAATTGCGCTGTTGTTTTCGATTTATCAGGTAAAACCAAGTCCGTATTGTATTTTGGATGAAGTGGATGCACCTTTGGATGATGTAAATATCAAAAAATTCACACGTGTTTTGCAACAATTTTCCGACGAAACTCAGTTTATAGTAGTCACGCATAATAAACTAACTATGGAAGCTGCGACCCAGCTTTACGGAGTCACCATGGAAAACAGAGGAGTCTCTAAACTGGTTTCAGTGCAGTTCGAAGCGTAACTCAAATTTTCCCATATATATTTGTATTTCCCTCTTGAGAGGGTTGCTCGCCAGCTGGTGGACGGAGTGTTATTGGGGGCAAACAGGGTGCACAAGGCAAAAATGTCATTCCGAACTTGATTCGGAATCTAGAATACAAATGATAGCAGTGGTTTATTCCTGTTCTTTTGTCTGATACAAAAGAACCAAAAAATCACAGCTGGATAAATATTCCCTAAAACTGCGTTCGGTTTTTTAGAAGAAACAAACTCATTCCCGTGTGGCGCGGGAATTCAGACAGTGTTTCTTCTGCAATTAAAAAACCGTTCTTGTTTTTATACGGAAATATTTATCAGGCTGAATCTTTTTATGAATTAACTCACCCCAGGGGTGAGTAATATTTCTGTCTATGTGATTCGCCTCACACAATCTGTTACCGAAGACATTTTATCATTTACTTTGTCGGGAAATTTTGTATATTTCTATTCATATTCATTCTGAATAATTCAGAACCAATTGTGGGAGGAAGCATGAAAAAAGGATTACTGAGTCTCTTCATCATTGCTACATTGTTCGCACAGGTAAAAGAAAAGCGAACTGAAATCACCACGGAAAAACTGTTCAGCAACAGTTCTACACCTATCAAAGTTATTCCGCGAATTCGACCCGGTTACAGTCCGCCACCGATGTTGGATACACGTGAATCTGTGGACGAATGGTGTGGCACCATGCCGGCATGGATTGAAAATAATGGTACACAAAGATCTTGTTCATTTTTCGGATCCACTGATGATCCAGGTGTAAGAGATTCCTATATTCCCGGAACAAGTTCCGACACTCTTATTATCAGGCTATACATCCACGCCTTTGCGGATAACAGCGGGAATAATCCAACGGCAACACTTGCAGACGCAGAAGCGCAATTGGTCACTCTCAATGAAGCGTTTTCCGACTATACACTCAAATTTGACGCCACATTCCAGATTCACAATGATGCAACTTATCAGACTATTACCAGTTCAGATTGGTCCACCGGAGCCCTCAAAGAACTCTACGGTGCCGATCCGCTGCAGTATCACAATCTCTATGTGTGCGATACGGATGCCAGCTGGAGCATCCTTGGTGTTTCGACGTTTCCGTGGGGCAGCGATGCGCTCACCACTTACGGCGGTACAATCTTAGATAAAGATTGGTTTGGCGGGCCGCGCACGTTTAGCGGTTCTGCTAATATTCCTCAGCATACCATCACGCACGAGCTTGGCCACGGAATGGGACTTTGGCACACACATCACGGCGTAAGTGAAGTGACCGATTGCGGTGACTGTTACGAAGGCGCAGATGGTTATACCTATGCTACCGGAGACAGCGCTGATGTAGTGGGAGACATGTGTTCAGATACAAAATCCACTCCCACTAATTATTCCTGCGGAGATCCAGGCACGACCGACTGCCAAAGCAACACCTTTACGGGAACGGATTTTCACAATTTTATGGGCTATGCCGATGACGATTGCTACGATCTTTCTAATGATGGATTTTCATCACAGCAGTCCGGAAGAATGCACGGATGGATTTCAGATAAATATATGGGGCTCATTGCTGATTCTTCTGATAAAACCTTGCTCAGTACCAGCTTTGAAGACGGCATGCCGAATGATTGGACAACAATCGATAATAACAGCAATGGAGCGACTTGGGGAGTAGGATCAAGTTCCACATTAGACATCTCATACTATGGAGATAAAGGTGCCTATATTTATTACTCAAGCGCGAATGATGATTATCTTGTAACACCTCAAATAAGTATCCCAAGCGATTTTTCGGCTGCGACTTTTTCTTTTTGGGCTCGATCCCATAGTGCCAGTTATTTGGAAGATTTTAATGTGCTGCTTTCCACATCCGACAGCCTTGCTTCCAGCTTCACCGTCACGCTTGAATCCATTACAAATTTATCATCTTCATGGACGAAGTATTCTTATGATTTGAGCAGTTATATTGGCCAATCCATTTTTCTTGCCGTTCAAAATGTATCCTTGAATGATTATTATATGTTTGCCGATGATTTTCTGGTTTCCGGAAATCGAAATACCAATGATGCACCGGTTGCATCGGATCTTAGTTTTTCTACCGATGAGGACACGGATTACACCGGAACATTTCCCGGAAGTGATGTGGATGTAGGCGATGCGCTCACCTTTTCCATCGTCACAAATCCGGCGAATGGAATGGTGACTTTGGACAATGCTTCATTGGGTTCATTTACGTACAGCCCAAATGCAGACTTTGTTGGTTCTGACAGCCTCAAGTTCAGAGTGAGTGACGGTACAGCCGCTGATACAGGGAAAGTCAGCATAACGGTTACGAATGTGAACGATGCGCCAACATTTACATCCACGGCCGTAACAAGCGTGGATGAAGATTCGGAATATTCATACACCATCTCAACATCGGATGCAGAAGGCGACAGTGTATTTGTAACAGCGCCCACCATTCCGGATTGGCTGACGCTTTCGGTGAATTCCAGTGCATGGGTCAGCACCTATGCCGGCTCAGCTGATGTGGGCAGTTACATTGATTCAACTCTTTTAGAATCAAGGTTTTCTTACCCGCGGGGTATTTGTATTGCAGATGACGGCACAATTTATGTTGGTGATGATGGGAATTCTGTCCTTCGAAAAATATCAACTGATGGAATTGTCACCACCCTTGCGGGAAGTGGATCAGTAGCTCATCAAGACGGTCAAGGTACGGCCGCATCTTTTAATAATCTTTACGGCATGGATCTGGATAGCGCCGGAAATATTTATGTTGCTGATTACTCAGGAAGGAGAATTCGTAAAGTGACTCCGGATGGTTTGGTAACAACCTATGCGGGAAATGGCGGCTGGGGTAATGTGGACGGCCCGGCGGAAAATGCAGAATTTTACCAGCCATATGACGTTGCTGTGGATAACCAGGGCAATGTTTATGTTACATGCACACATGCCTACACGATACGGAAAATCACTCCCGATGGCACGGTGAGCACTATAGCCGGGATACCATCTCAACGAGGGTTGGTGGACGGGGATTCATCAACCGCGCTATTGCACAGTCCTAGTTCGATTGAAGTAGATGACAGCGGCAACGTTTATTTTGCCGATTATGCAACGCTTCGGAAAATTACCCCCGATGGTAATATTGTCACGATTGCCGGAACAGGAACTCAAGGCCATGCAGATGGCCAGGGAACCAGTGCTCAAATTTATAGATTAGATGGATTGACATTTGATAATAACGCTAACATTTTATATGCTACAAATTATTGGTACGAATGCATCCGAGCCATCGATCAGGATGGTAATGTAACCACAATCGCCGGAAATAATAGTACCGGCAGCGCAGATGGAGATGGAAGTGTTGCTCAATTCAATTCCCCTCAGGATCTGTATCTATGGGGATCATCTATGTACGTTTGTGATACTGGTAATGATATCATAAGAAGAATAGACTTGCCGGCTTCCACCTTATCGGGCACGCCGGATAACGATGACGTCGGCGATCACAGCGTATCGCTCTTGGCAACCGATGAAAACGGTGCTACAGCCACGCAGGATTTTACGATTACGGTCAATAATGTGAATGATGCACCCGTTCTTACACTTGCCTTATCAGATATAACGGCGGATGAGGACGCGGCCGATACGACGATAGGTGACCTCAACAATTATTTTTCCGATGTGGATGATCCAATGCTTACGTTCAGCCATGTCAACGGCAATCCGAATTTGCTCAGCATCACTGCTGTGAATGATACCATTACATTCAGTTTAACACCGGACAGTAGCGGTTCTGCGGAAGTGATCTTCACCGCAGCAGATTCCGCAGGACTTTCCGTGAGTGACACGATGGTGGTCAATGTGGTTCCGGTCAATGATGCGCCTATTGCGGGTGATCTGACGGTTACCTTGGATGAAGATGAAACGCAGTCGTTTACACTTTCAGGATCCGATGTGGAACTCGATTCTCTGACATTTGCCGTTTTGGACAGTGCGTTGCACGGTTCGGTAACAGGAACAGCACCGTCGCTCACCTACACACCGGATATGGATTTTCATGGCTCGGATAGTTTATCGTACACGGTCAGCGACGGAATGGATTCGGATACAGCCAACGTCTGGTTTGAGATCAGCGCAATTGATGATCCTGCGTCCATGATATCTCTCTTAAGTCCGGCCAATGCTTTTGCTATAGCGATCAATGATACGAATGCCCTCACGGATTCGGTGACATTTGTTTGGTCGGCTTCGGAAGATCCGGATGATACCGTCGCGTACAAACTTATGGTGCAAAACATTGTGTACGACGGAACCGCCATGCTAGATACAGTTTTTCACGACACGGTTATCACGGATACGTCGGTCGTTGTTTTATACGAAGATATTCTCGATGATATTGCTACATATTTTGGTGACAACAGCATAATTGTATGGGATGTGAACTTGACGGCAGGAATGGTAGATACACTTTCCAATAACGGTCCATTCGCCCTTAGCATTGACGCATCGGGTGCAGTGGAATACCGTCCCGGTGATTTTTCACTTTTGACACCCGCAGACAGTTCACTACTTATATTCACAGAATCAAATGTATTGACGGATTCACTGTTGTTCAGCTGGGAAACCAGCGCCGATCCGGATGATTCTGTGATGTATGAATTCCACGTGCATCATACGATTTACGGTGAAGGTGATTCGCTCGGATCATTGGAACACGATTCACTGATGTTGGGGACGATGCTTTACGTTTTTTACGAAGACATTCTTGGCGACATCACCGATTTTATGGGTGATTCCAGTGAAGTGAGTTGGGATGTTGCTGCCGTCGGAGGCATGGATACGGTTGTGTCTCAGAACGGCCATTTCCGTTTTAATGTGGATGCGCATGAGGCGGTCAATTATGGTCCTCTTGTTGTACACGTTTCTACTACAGGATCAGATTCAACTGGTGATGGATCTGAAGAAAATCCGTTTGCGTCAATTCAAATGGGGATCGATAATGCGATTGATGGTGATACTGTATTAGTAGCGGCGGGGATGTACAATAGATTTGTAGTTGTTGGAGGCAATCATAGATATATAATGTCAACTCATGGAAGAGATTCTACAATTATTTATAATGAAGATGGGGTTCAAGGCAGTGGTGTACAGGATGCAGATTCAATCTTTATTGATGGTTTCACATTTGATGGTGGACCTATGGGCTTAGGTATTTGGGATGCAACTAATGTTAATGTTTCAAATATTAGAATTACAAATATAGTGACGCCTTATTGGAATGTTGGTAGTGCAATATTTGGCAATGGCTGGTCTTCTTACCTTATCATTGATAATCTTATAATCGAAAATTGCATAAACAACAGTAGTAATGATTTGGTAGAAGGTGTTGGTGAATTGACAAACATGACACTCGTCAACTCTACTTCAAATAGCTACTACTTAGTTTATTGGGTAGGTACTATAAGTAATTCAATAATTTGGGGAAACACATTTGGATCACCGATTGCTGGAGGCAATACAACATATTCTTACTCTAGTATTCAGAACAGTGGAGGAAGCGATAACTGGGATATAGAGGCTATAGATGGAGGTAATAATATTGATTCAAACCCTCTTTTCTGCAACCCAGATAGTGGTGACTTTACCTTAGCCGAAAACTCACCATGTGTTGGCACTGGTGAAAATGGTGCAAATATGGGTGCATCCGGCGAGGGATGTGCTGC
This genomic interval carries:
- a CDS encoding tandem-95 repeat protein, which translates into the protein MKKGLLSLFIIATLFAQVKEKRTEITTEKLFSNSSTPIKVIPRIRPGYSPPPMLDTRESVDEWCGTMPAWIENNGTQRSCSFFGSTDDPGVRDSYIPGTSSDTLIIRLYIHAFADNSGNNPTATLADAEAQLVTLNEAFSDYTLKFDATFQIHNDATYQTITSSDWSTGALKELYGADPLQYHNLYVCDTDASWSILGVSTFPWGSDALTTYGGTILDKDWFGGPRTFSGSANIPQHTITHELGHGMGLWHTHHGVSEVTDCGDCYEGADGYTYATGDSADVVGDMCSDTKSTPTNYSCGDPGTTDCQSNTFTGTDFHNFMGYADDDCYDLSNDGFSSQQSGRMHGWISDKYMGLIADSSDKTLLSTSFEDGMPNDWTTIDNNSNGATWGVGSSSTLDISYYGDKGAYIYYSSANDDYLVTPQISIPSDFSAATFSFWARSHSASYLEDFNVLLSTSDSLASSFTVTLESITNLSSSWTKYSYDLSSYIGQSIFLAVQNVSLNDYYMFADDFLVSGNRNTNDAPVASDLSFSTDEDTDYTGTFPGSDVDVGDALTFSIVTNPANGMVTLDNASLGSFTYSPNADFVGSDSLKFRVSDGTAADTGKVSITVTNVNDAPTFTSTAVTSVDEDSEYSYTISTSDAEGDSVFVTAPTIPDWLTLSVNSSAWVSTYAGSADVGSYIDSTLLESRFSYPRGICIADDGTIYVGDDGNSVLRKISTDGIVTTLAGSGSVAHQDGQGTAASFNNLYGMDLDSAGNIYVADYSGRRIRKVTPDGLVTTYAGNGGWGNVDGPAENAEFYQPYDVAVDNQGNVYVTCTHAYTIRKITPDGTVSTIAGIPSQRGLVDGDSSTALLHSPSSIEVDDSGNVYFADYATLRKITPDGNIVTIAGTGTQGHADGQGTSAQIYRLDGLTFDNNANILYATNYWYECIRAIDQDGNVTTIAGNNSTGSADGDGSVAQFNSPQDLYLWGSSMYVCDTGNDIIRRIDLPASTLSGTPDNDDVGDHSVSLLATDENGATATQDFTITVNNVNDAPVLTLALSDITADEDAADTTIGDLNNYFSDVDDPMLTFSHVNGNPNLLSITAVNDTITFSLTPDSSGSAEVIFTAADSAGLSVSDTMVVNVVPVNDAPIAGDLTVTLDEDETQSFTLSGSDVELDSLTFAVLDSALHGSVTGTAPSLTYTPDMDFHGSDSLSYTVSDGMDSDTANVWFEISAIDDPASMISLLSPANAFAIAINDTNALTDSVTFVWSASEDPDDTVAYKLMVQNIVYDGTAMLDTVFHDTVITDTSVVVLYEDILDDIATYFGDNSIIVWDVNLTAGMVDTLSNNGPFALSIDASGAVEYRPGDFSLLTPADSSLLIFTESNVLTDSLLFSWETSADPDDSVMYEFHVHHTIYGEGDSLGSLEHDSLMLGTMLYVFYEDILGDITDFMGDSSEVSWDVAAVGGMDTVVSQNGHFRFNVDAHEAVNYGPLVVHVSTTGSDSTGDGSEENPFASIQMGIDNAIDGDTVLVAAGMYNRFVVVGGNHRYIMSTHGRDSTIIYNEDGVQGSGVQDADSIFIDGFTFDGGPMGLGIWDATNVNVSNIRITNIVTPYWNVGSAIFGNGWSSYLIIDNLIIENCINNSSNDLVEGVGELTNMTLVNSTSNSYYLVYWVGTISNSIIWGNTFGSPIAGGNTTYSYSSIQNSGGSDNWDIEAIDGGNNIDSNPLFCNPDSGDFTLAENSPCVGTGENGANMGASGEGCAAIYLPPEDFSLLSPNDSLMISLTNANLTSDSVVFVWESTSDPDGDTVMYRAKFGHIVFSGGTMIDTVKHDSTLTDTSVVVYYEDIYDDLFDLSGDNSVIKWNVAAIAGSDTVLAENGPRYVLADGTSLSVDEEFIPTEFALHQNYPNPFNPVTTIQYDIPEAGEIRLDVYNILGEKVATLVQGRQEIGRYTVRWDAAGMASGMYFYRISSPKFTATKKLVLMK